Proteins encoded by one window of Ovis canadensis isolate MfBH-ARS-UI-01 breed Bighorn chromosome 14, ARS-UI_OviCan_v2, whole genome shotgun sequence:
- the LOC138418311 gene encoding uncharacterized protein, which yields MMLPLSTIEGQETEEVQTRPPEKGVLLSVKADVPRKKSKRMKGTVSFRVLPFCPVVPWTSSEPALPGPPGQAVSKPARSSPDAQTEPGAGGSSGAMMLPLSTIEGQETEEVQTRPPEKGALLSENPDEPRKKPRGMKGRLSFNVLPFCPMPSVCFTYYVEPDDPEPEPQVAPDASKSDPNCSFVPLPVLEFREVKVCECPLCCLSFVTAS from the exons ATGATGCTGCCTCTGAGCACCATCGAGGGCCAGGAGACCGAGGAGGTGCAGACCAGGCCTCCGGAGAAAGGAG TCTTGCTTTCTGTGAAGGCTGATGTTCCGCGAAAGAAGTCCAAGAGAATGAAGGGAACGGTGTCCTTCAGAGTCCTGCCGTTCTGCCCCGTG GTCCCCTGGACTTCTTCGGAGCCAGCCCTGCCCGGGCCCCCAGGACAAGCGGTGAGCAAGCCGGCGCGCTCCAGCCCAGACGCCCAGACCGAGCCCGGGGCCGGAG GGAGCAGTGGTGCCATGATGCTGCCTCTGAGCACCATCGAGGGCCAGGAGACCGAGGAGGTGCAGACCAGGCCTCCGGAGAAAGGAG CCCTGCTTTCTGAGAACCCTGATGAGCCTCGAAAGAAGCCCAGAGGAATGAAGGGAAGACTGTCTTTCAATGTGCTGCCGTTCTGTCCCATG CCGAGTGTCTGCTTCACCTATTACGTGGAACCCGATGACCCCGAGCCCGAGCCCCAGGTGGCTCCTGACGCTTCGAAATCGGACCCGAACTGCAGCTTCGTCCCTCTGCCTGTGCTGGAGTTCCGCGAGGTCAAGGTGTGCGAGTGTCCCCTGTGCTGCCTCAGCTTCGTCACTGCTTCCTAA